The window TGAGGGCTCCAGAAGGGCGTTTTAGGGCAAAATCGACCAAATTTTCCACTTTTATTTGATAATTCCCACTGCCGGGCGCTTGACACATCTCAGCATTGACCAGGGTCGGATTGTTCAATGGTCTTTAGTAAGGGATTGTCCCACCGGATCCGGTAAAATGTGTTGACAGATTAGAGCGATTCATTGCTATATCACTTTATTGAAAAAAATACTTATAAGGAGTACAACCATGCCAAGAATGACGGTTGATCCAACCTACTGCAAAGGCTGTGGCTTGTGCATTGTGTCATGTCCGAAAAAGATAATTCGTTTTTCGGAAAACATCAATGCCAAAGGCTATCACTATGCAGAGTGTTTTGAGCAAGATAAGTGCATCGGCTGCAAGATGTGCTATGTAACCTGCCCGGATGTGGCAATAACGGTTGAGAAGTGAGGAAAGAATGGCGAAGATCTTGATGAAAGGAAACGAAGCTGTAGCAGAAGCTGCTATCCGCAGTGGTTGCAGATTGTATTTTGCCTACCCCATCACTCCTCAGAGTGAATTGATCGAGTATATGGCCCGTATGATGCCAAAAGTAAAAGGTACTTTTTTGCAGGCTGAGAGCGAAGTAGCTGCTATCAACATGGTCTATGGCGCTGCCGGTTGCGGGAAACGGGTGATGACCTCATCATCTTCTCCCGGTATCTCATTGAAAATGGAGGGAATCTCCTATATCGCCGGGGCACAGTTGCCCTGCGTGATCGTGAACGTACAACGCGGTGGTCCCGGTCTGGGTGATATCCAACCTGCTCAGGGAGATTACTATCAGGCTACAAAAGGCGGTGGTCATGGCGATTATCGTCTCATCGTACTGGCTCCCAGTTCCGTACAGGAATTTGCCGATATGGCTTCCGAAGCTTTTGACCTTGCAGATAAATACCGCAATCCCGTGATGATCCTTGCCGACGGTATGCTTGGTCAGATGATGGAACCGGTAGAATTTAAAGAACCCAGAAGCGACGAAGAAATAGCCGAGATGTGGCGCAAGCACGATTCCTGGTGCATT of the Candidatus Cloacimonadota bacterium genome contains:
- a CDS encoding ferredoxin family protein, encoding MPRMTVDPTYCKGCGLCIVSCPKKIIRFSENINAKGYHYAECFEQDKCIGCKMCYVTCPDVAITVEK
- a CDS encoding 3-methyl-2-oxobutanoate dehydrogenase subunit VorB, with protein sequence MAKILMKGNEAVAEAAIRSGCRLYFAYPITPQSELIEYMARMMPKVKGTFLQAESEVAAINMVYGAAGCGKRVMTSSSSPGISLKMEGISYIAGAQLPCVIVNVQRGGPGLGDIQPAQGDYYQATKGGGHGDYRLIVLAPSSVQEFADMASEAFDLADKYRNPVMILADGMLGQMMEPVEFKEPRSDEEIAEMWRKHDSWCICPNDDGDKKHHHEINSLEIDPQVLEQHVNNLYKKYAEIEKNEIKYEEFNVSDDNEILCVAWGTASRVVKSAINEVKAQGKSVGMIRPINVWPFPYEAIAKAIGPKVKKVYVFELNTGQMLDDVKIAVNGKVPVDFWGKVGGIVFTPAEIKTKLEECF